The nucleotide sequence ATTTATGAAAAAAGTCAAGCTGGAGATTAAAAAGACAGTAAATTATAAAAAATAAAACCCTAACCGATTGATTAACAGTCAGTTAGGGTTAGTAAACCGATATCTGGTTTCTTTAGGCTCGTTTACTTACCGTATTTCTTTATCAGTTCAAGAGCAATAATATTCCTCTGAATTTGGTTTGTGCCTTCATAAATTTGAGTAATTTTGGCATCGCGCATAAATTTCTCAATCGGATAGTCACGCATATAGCCATAGCCACCATAGATTTGAACAGCATTGGTAGTAACCTCCATGGCCACATCTGAAGCAAACATCTTAGCGGCAGCCGAAGCTACCCCAACATCCTTTGACCCCCGATCAACCATCGAAGCGCAAGCATAAACTAGGCTTCGAGCAGCCTCAATCTTAGTAGCCATATCCGCCAACATCCATTGTATACCCTGAAATGAGCTTATCGGTTTGCCAAACTGTATACGTTCATGTGCATATTTGGTTGCAAGTTCTAAAGCTCCTTGAGCAATACCAACAGCCTGAGCAGCTACCCCCGGACGAGATTGATCAAAAGTCCTCATAGTAGCAATAAAACCTAATCCTTCACGGCCACCAAGTAGATTTTCCTGAGGAACCTTAACATCATTAAAAACAAGTTCTCCAGTAGAAGAAGCTCTTATGCCTAATTTTTCTTCCTTTTTACCAAAAGTAAATCCCTCAGCCCCTTTCTCGACTATAAACGCTGAAACTCCTCGCGGCCCCCTGGATTTATTGGTTACTGCAACAACCGTATAAACTTGAGCATCACCAGCATTAGTAATAAAATGCTTAGTGCCATTTAAAATATAATAATCACCGTCTTTTTTAGCAGTTGTTTTTACCGCTGCGGCATCTGATCCGGCCTCTGGTTCAGTTAAACCAAAAGCAGTCAAATGTTTGCCGGAAGCAATGTCCGGTAAATATTTCTTTTTTTGATCTTCAGTTCCATGTAGTAAAATTGGAAACATACCCAAAAATGATGCTGCATAAGAAGTTGCCACGCCTCCGTCAACACGAGATATCTCTTCAGTTGCAATACACAGCTCAGCTAGCCCCGAACCCATTCCGCCATAGGCCTCTGGGATACAAAGTGAAAAAAGATCCGATTGAGCAAGGATTTGCATAATATCTTTAGGAAATTCCTCCTTCTCATCGAGTTCCCTGGACTGAGGACGAATCTTTTCCTCAGCAATTTGGCGACATAGCTCCCGTAACATTTTTTGATCTTCAGTTAGATTATGATCAACAATAAACATAATCAATCCTCCTAGATTATTTACCCTTTAATTTTAAAATTACCGCCTCCTCAGAACAATTAGGAAAACTCATACAATGTATGCAGTCACTCCAAATTTTATGCGGTAACTTCTTACGAGATATTTTTTTAAAACCTAACTTTTTAAAAAACTGAGGAACAAAGGTTAATGCAAAAATATTACTTACCTCTAACCTTCTAGCTTCCTCTAAACATTTTAAAACTAGTTTTTTTCCAATGCCGCGGCCTTGAAAACTCTTAGCAATGGCTAAAGACTTTACTTCACCGAGATCTTGCCAACCGACAACGCTAAGAGCGCAACAGCCAATTATTCGTTTACCCTGGGTATAAACCCAAAAATCACGTATATGCTCATAGATATAATTTAAAGAACGCTCTAAAACTCTGCCCTCTTTGGCCCAAGCATTAATAAGAGCTTGAATTTTTTTACTATCAGTTAGAGTAGCTTTTCTTATCATTCAAAAAAGAATGTGATGCCAGCTAAATACATTTTTGCATCTATACCTTTGTTCGGATGTTTTATGCTGGCATTAGAAAGGTGGCGGTGACGATATTCACAACTAAAAGCAATATTATCCTTCAAGCTCCAATGAAACCCAACCGACCCCTGAGGTAAAAAATTCCACTGTGTTCCCTGCTCTTTCGTCTCCTGAGACATATAAATTAAACCAAGACCGCCTTTAATATAAGGTTGGAACCAATCAGTAAGCGGAAAATCATATTCAACTAGAAAATTCGAACCTACCTCAAACTCATCGCTGGGACTGGTAATAACATTAAAAAATGGTTCGAGTACAAAATCTAGGTAACCTTTAGTGCTAATGCCAACTTTTGAAAAAAAAGG is from Candidatus Omnitrophota bacterium and encodes:
- a CDS encoding N-acetyltransferase, translating into MIRKATLTDSKKIQALINAWAKEGRVLERSLNYIYEHIRDFWVYTQGKRIIGCCALSVVGWQDLGEVKSLAIAKSFQGRGIGKKLVLKCLEEARRLEVSNIFALTFVPQFFKKLGFKKISRKKLPHKIWSDCIHCMSFPNCSEEAVILKLKGK
- a CDS encoding acyloxyacyl hydrolase — translated: MKKIVVVLVFLFIPGFTYAGISDTLDSIEGKGQAKVATEVPTAKEGGLRKIGIFTGFLDERMKHEHDNRGVSLLVSLGYDARPFFSKVGISTKGYLDFVLEPFFNVITSPSDEFEVGSNFLVEYDFPLTDWFQPYIKGGLGLIYMSQETKEQGTQWNFLPQGSVGFHWSLKDNIAFSCEYRHRHLSNASIKHPNKGIDAKMYLAGITFFFE
- a CDS encoding acyl-CoA dehydrogenase family protein, with amino-acid sequence MFIVDHNLTEDQKMLRELCRQIAEEKIRPQSRELDEKEEFPKDIMQILAQSDLFSLCIPEAYGGMGSGLAELCIATEEISRVDGGVATSYAASFLGMFPILLHGTEDQKKKYLPDIASGKHLTAFGLTEPEAGSDAAAVKTTAKKDGDYYILNGTKHFITNAGDAQVYTVVAVTNKSRGPRGVSAFIVEKGAEGFTFGKKEEKLGIRASSTGELVFNDVKVPQENLLGGREGLGFIATMRTFDQSRPGVAAQAVGIAQGALELATKYAHERIQFGKPISSFQGIQWMLADMATKIEAARSLVYACASMVDRGSKDVGVASAAAKMFASDVAMEVTTNAVQIYGGYGYMRDYPIEKFMRDAKITQIYEGTNQIQRNIIALELIKKYGK